From Zea mays cultivar B73 chromosome 3, Zm-B73-REFERENCE-NAM-5.0, whole genome shotgun sequence:
ATATATATGTCGTTGCTGTTCTATTCGTTGTTTTATTTGCATGTGTGCATGCAAGCGTGTTGTTTTATTTGCATATATTAATAGGAATTTAAATTGTGCTTATTAGCTCTAAACTTACGTTCATACCGACCTAACCAATCATATATGTCTTTATGTTTTATACTTTATACTTAATAAATAAAAATCATAGCAACATATCTAGCTAGTGTATATATGTACTTCTTGAATTGAATGAATAGTATAGATTATTATATTACATCTATCATGTGTATATATTTTTTGTGCAATTTACAGCCTTTTGTAATATGCGGACCTATAGAATAAACTACTATTGTTGCATGATTCCAATCCTAATAAAAGAGTAGTGTTAGTAGCAATCAGTGTCAAGCAGTAGATTTATtagtatacatatatatatatatatatatatatataacttcaTGCGTGTACGCTAGAGGATATCGAGGAATCGTTCGGTCTTTCATCATCCATCCAACTCTCTGCTGCATAAATCACGAATATATGCCTAATAATTTTGTTTCGACACGTACGTATTCTCACCTTCTCTCCTTCCGTACGTTGATCGCCAGATAAACAACTAATTAATCAAGCACTCCAAAGATGATTTGCAGCTAGCGTGCATCCGAATATATGCAAATATTTTGCCAACATGTGCTAGCTAGTATATATGCTACAACACCtcacacgacgacgacgacgacgtttCATTGCGTGCAGCCGTGCACTCCATCGGCGTCTGCTACGGCACGCTGGGCAACAACCTGCCGTCCAGCAGCGACGTGGTGCAGCTCTACAGGTCCAAGGGCATCAAAGGCATGCGCATCTACTCCCCCGACGCCAAAGCCCTCGCCGCCCTGCGCAACTCCGGCATCGCGCTCATCCTCGACACCGGCAACGGCGGCGGCGTCCTGGGCCAGCTCGCCAGGAGCGCCTCGTTCGCGGACTCGTGGGTGCAGAGCAACGTGCGGCCCTACTACCCCGCCGTCGGCATCAAGTACGTCGCGGTGGGCAACGAGGTGCAGGGCGACGACACGCGCAGCCTCCTCCCGGCGATGCGCAACCTGGACGCCGCCCTGGCGCGCGCCGGCTTCCCGGGCATCAAGTGCTCCACGTCGGTGCGCTTCGACGTGGTCGCCAACTCGTTCCCGCCCTCCAGCGGCTCCTTCGCGCAGGGCTACATGGCGGACGTCGCGCGCTACCTGGCCGGCACCGGCGCGCCGCTGCTCGCCAACGTGTACCCTTACTTCGCGTACCGGGACAACCCGCGCGACATCAGCCTGGGCTACGCCACGTTCCAGCCGGGCACCACCGTCAGGGAcaacggcaacggcctcaactacaACAACCTGTTCGACGCCATGGTGGACGCCGTCGTCGCCGCGCTCGAGAAGGCCGGCGCGCCCAACGTCAGGGTCGTCGTGTCCGAGAGCGGCTGGCCCTCGGCCGGCGGCTTCGGGGCCAGCGTCGACAACGCGCGGAAATACAACCAGGGACTCATCGACCACGTCGGCCGCGGCACGCCCAAGAGGACCGGCCCGCTGGAGACCTTCGTCTTCGCCATGTTCAACGAGAACCAGAAGGGCGGCGATCCCACGGAGAAGAACTTCGGCCTCTTCTACGGCAACAAGCAGCCCGTGTACCCGATCCGGTTCAACTAATTAAGAGTGGCGGATCGGAGGAATAATACATCTTCATCAATCAATTAACCTAATAATATGCTACATGAATAAGCTGCTGCGTGCATGTGGCCGGCCGGACTTGTGGAGGAGCGGTGCAATTAACTTGTATGCACGTACTCTATCTATATATGATGAATAAAAAGAGATAGAATTCTGATGCATTCATCTTACCTGGTCGTTCATTGTGCTGCCGCCTACGTTTCCTTCGTGCTTAATGCCCAAAACAAATCAAAATTATCTGTGGCTCATGCATACACTTACACACTTGATATGAATAATTTCACAATGTATATATTTACTTTTAAGTGGTATAAATTAGTAACTTAGAAACACATATATTCATAAGTTATGGCTGTTATACTTTTTCATAGTAAAATATGTTGGTAATTTACATGTAGATTTGAGGGGACATTTTATTTGTAAACTAGCATATGTGAATAATTTAGTCTGGGGGATTTAACCCTTGAACAACGGAGTCACCAAAGTCGAATAACAAGTCTTAACTAATACATTATCAGAGTTGCAAATTATTCTTGTTGCTCAGGGGGCCTTCGCCTAAACTCATGCAAAAGAGAACCTTTGGAAGCGACCAACGAAGCCCCCAAAGAACAAAGCCGAAGGCGAAAAGCCCAAGTCAAATGGTGATCAATCGAGACTCTTCTAGACGAAGGACTAAGGTGATCAATCCAGAATCCTGAATCCTAGGAAGCTGAGTCAAGGGCGAGTAGAACAGGGCCAACATAAAATAGGCCCGTCAAGACTCTTCTAAAAGCTTTGACCCACCCCTGGTGTCAGAAGTATTTACTCTGACAATACGTATTAGTGTATTCACACAAAGAACCAAATAAGTAACATTCGAGATATGGGGTTTATATTGATTTAGGTAACTGATACCCTACATCCAATTTAAAGTAGATCTTATCTTTTCATATGCTCGATTAGAGGAGCTAATTAATGATTATATCTAGTTGCCTAGTTGAGATGAGATGTAGTCTAGGATATGACAAGATCTGATCGAGGGCTTACACCCCTCAATATATAATTGTTGATGTAGCGCACTGATAGGCGATCGTTGGGGCGATCAACCTGGGAGGAGCTGGGAGATCCTGCTGCTGTTGCAATCAGCTCTCCTGTAACATTGTCGGCTCCGGCTAGGTGGCAGATTGCACCTGCCCTGGTCCTCAGATGAGGAGTAAGCTTAGGTGATTGCCTGGCCTTATAGTTGGACACGAGAAaacaagagtttagagtggttcaggccgccagagcgtaataccctacatctACTAAGTGTTGTATTGCTTGAGAACTTGGGAGTGGTTGGTCTGAGTGTGAAATCAACCTCCCTTGCTATGGAGCAAGTGCTCTCTCTTTTGTAATCCATGGGAGGCACATTACAAGGGATTTCAGGCCCTGGCAAGTGGGTCCACGGGAAAAATTGTCATCCTTACCCATGTAGAATTGGTTTTGCGGTATATGTGCTCGATGTAAATAAAGAGCATTACATAGAACTAGGTGTGGTAATGGGCTCTAAAttctacactataaaatttaagaatcATACATTTTAGCATCagactctatttctattcattttctaACTAAAGTTAATTAAGGGCTCAAACGaatcggtgggcgccaatgttggtcacttgttctcaaatgctatgagttaagaacaaagcaacacagatgttaatggttaaaagaccttcgtccttcgaagcattatttcccttaggatataatgatcttcaaatgaaggttatgaaggacataccttcataatttcAATATGTAAGAATAGAAACAGGGACATATGAAACATAGAAAGAGCATGAATAATTATCTTAAATCATTAAATTATTCATAttgtcattatataatcatgaacaaacattaatgatattaaattacatttgtaccttcggcttgacagaaagtaAAAGTCCGAGTGACGTGCAAGCgattaccagtcagcgtgaacagtacccaGGACCCACTACATTCATGTCCCAGTACAGCGTGAATGGTACAACGTGAACAAtacagtgttactgttcatcaattcatgaatgtaattttacccagtctgcgtcatgtgcctataaatagatgaacaataacattgtactattcacgctgattgGTAATCGCTTGCACGTCACTcgaacttttaccttctgtcaagctgaaggtacaaatgtaatttaatatcattaatgtttgttcatgattatataatgacaaTATGAATAATTTAATGATTTGAGATAATTATTCATGCTCTTTCTATGTTTCATATGTCCCTGTTTCTATTCTTACATATTgaaattatgaaggtatgtccttcataacctttgtctgaagatcataatatcctaagggagataatacttcgaaggacgaaggtcttttaaccattaacatttgtgttgccttgttcttaactcatatcatttgagaacaagtgaccaacattggcgcccacctccggtgaacttactcgaccaccttcggcaagcatcaaccttcgtcatgccgccgaagaagtcatcagggccaggggttgcactgcagccactagatgTTAATCAAGAAACActacgcgaagctaggagccagaaaaggaaggctaccagtccaacaccccaggaggaggagttggaccaagaaatcagggaccttgaagccattcatcaataggtccagaagaagaaagaaaataaGCTTCGTCTCactgatcttcagaagaagattgatgaggccgctgaggaaatgcgtcatctcacccaagatgaccaagactgAAGGCCTCAatacagagagcttcgtcaagacaattcgtacaacgatgatgaatggtatgatgatttccatcatggtaattttgcttttgatgatgcttctcctctagcagcagagtttCCATCACTACAGGAAACGAAGTAACTTCCGACGGCCCAAGCCATCGGACATAAGccttaagccgtcggacataagctatgtCCGACGGTATCCGCTTATGTCTGACGGTTTCTAGCCGCCGGACGTAACTCATCGAAAAtagtgttatgtccgacggccgccgtcggacataacgtaTCTCCGACGGCCGCATCCGACCGTCGGAGGTAAGGGTGCACAACCGTTTTACCCGTCGCCTGTGGGACCCACttcggttatgtccgacggcctagctcgagccgtcggacataaccaaccattatctccgacggtttcctaaaccgtcggacatagccaacccttatgtccgacggcttactctaggccgtcggacataacatattccagaaattgcacaaaattctgaattttaaaaaatctgacatttgcaaatacaaaacagatttcatgcacatatacacattcacaatcacaaatatactcacataagtatacacattcacaaatatactcacataagtattcacattcacaaatttaacataacGACATATAGTTCCAAATGGTTGCAACAAGTGTTTACATCAACATAGTTGTCCAAAATCCAAACTGACATTGTTTGACGGATAGTCTTTCACATGAAAGGTTGCAACAAGTGTTTTACATCATtatcactcatatccatcgccacctcctccggctggactctgtgttgaaaaggttgttcacccacgaatgtgttgtgtcgtcttgactagacccatctccaggtgcggcaactgaagcgggtggtgtctgaaatccctataacacaagcacatgaaatagtaaccactcagttgttcatttaaacacataagacatctatgaacatgtcacacatgCATATGTGTAtataccatagggaattgtgacgga
This genomic window contains:
- the LOC100272379 gene encoding Glucan endo-1,3-beta-glucosidase GII precursor, translated to MARQRQVASMLAAALLVATTFASIPTTVHSIGVCYGTLGNNLPSSSDVVQLYRSKGIKGMRIYSPDAKALAALRNSGIALILDTGNGGGVLGQLARSASFADSWVQSNVRPYYPAVGIKYVAVGNEVQGDDTRSLLPAMRNLDAALARAGFPGIKCSTSVRFDVVANSFPPSSGSFAQGYMADVARYLAGTGAPLLANVYPYFAYRDNPRDISLGYATFQPGTTVRDNGNGLNYNNLFDAMVDAVVAALEKAGAPNVRVVVSESGWPSAGGFGASVDNARKYNQGLIDHVGRGTPKRTGPLETFVFAMFNENQKGGDPTEKNFGLFYGNKQPVYPIRFN